Proteins from a single region of Harpia harpyja isolate bHarHar1 chromosome 14, bHarHar1 primary haplotype, whole genome shotgun sequence:
- the LOC128150645 gene encoding ubiquitin carboxyl-terminal hydrolase 42-like: MVRVSECEQLDVCPQARGTRRERMKIQGTHRMVSLSAVPGKTIEQNILEVCTSKDASWLLLISTCEQRARTRQQANKIREEETGVWPRGSELRMLLTPPRRQPRISLRPVSQMAPPQRILFPPEKICMDWQQRQRAGAGLHNLGNMCFLNSILQCLTYTPPLANYLLSREHSQSCHQQGFCMMCRMEDHVNKVLHSSNSAIHPWAVISVLTRIGEHFQLGMQEDAHEFLRYTVDAMQRACLSGTSDLDISSQSTTIVHQIFGGFLRSRVTCLSCKAVSDSYEAFLDVPLDIKAASSVTAALEDFVKPEQLDGENGFKCSRCDKVVAASKRFTIHRAPKVLTVCLKRFEDFTGGKISKVVVYPEYLDLRPYMSQTAGEPLLYSLYAVLVHSGDSCRSGHYFCYTKASNGLWYEIDDTSVDRCDIDTVLQQEAYLLFYPVCAVHGLPSLSEEEVENKSSIL; encoded by the exons ATGGTCAGAGTTTCTGAGTGTGAGCAGCTCGATGTGTGCCCCCAA GCAAGAGGAACAAGAAGGGAGAGGATGAAGATCCAGGGAACTCACAGGATGGTCAGCCTCTCCGCAGTCCCTGGGAAGACGATAGAGCAGAACATCTTGGAA GTTTGCACTTCCAAGGATGCCTCGTGGCTCCTGCTGATCAGCACCTGTGAGCAGCGTGCCCGCACGCGCCAGCAGGCAAACAAGATACGAGAAGAAGAGACTGGGGTTTGGCCAAGGGGCTCAGAGCTCAGAATGCTGCTGACCCCACCCCGCCGCCAGCCTCGCATATCCCTAAGGCCTGTGAGCCAG atggctccgccacaaaggatcctctttcccccggagaagatttgcatggactggcagcaacgacagagagctggagcaggactcCACAATCTGGGCAATATGTGCTTCCTCAACTccatcctgcagtgcctgacgtacacaccccctctggccaactatctgctctctcgtgagcacagccagtcat gtcatcagcaaggcttctgcatgatgtgtagaatggaagaTCATGTTAACAAGGTCCTGCATTCCTCAAACAGTGCCATCCATCCTTGGGCTGTCATCAGtgttctcacac gaataggagaacatttccagcttggcatgcAGGAAGacgcccatgagttcttacgttatactgtcgatgccatgcagagagcttgtctgagcGGAACCAgcga cttggacatctcttCTCAATCAACTACCATTGtccatcaaatatttgggggctttctgagatccagag tcacatgcttgagctgcaaagcggtttctgattcctacgaggccttcctggatgttcctttggatatcaaa gcagcctcatctgtcaccgcagctctggaggacttcgtgaaacctgagcagctggatggtgaaaaCGGCTTTAAATGTAGCCG gtgcgACAAggtggttgccgcctccaagaggtttacaatccatcgcgcgcCCAAGGTTCTTACGGTGTGTCTGAAAAGGTTTGAAGATTTCACTGGTGGGAAGATCAGCAAG gttgtggtGTATCCCGAGtacttggatcttcgcccgtacatgtctcagacagctggagaacCGCTCCTCTACTCCTTatatgctgtcctggtgcatagtgGTGACAGCTGTCGTTCaggacactatttctgctacacaaag gccagcaatgGACTGTGGTACGAGATAGATGATACATCTGTGGATCGTTGTGACATCGACACAGTTCTCCAGCAGgaagcctatttgctgttttat CCAGTTTGTGCAGTACACGGACTACCatcgctcagcgaggaggaggtggagaacaaGTCCTCCATATTGTGA